From the genome of Deinococcus sp. AJ005, one region includes:
- a CDS encoding C39 family peptidase, with protein sequence MRSRFLFLALLLTTPAQLLASPAQAATSSPGYVLSGMPLIRQSYNACGPASLTQVLRYYGVKVDMATVSHYTRPSETSYMTAQAILDFAPRAGMEARLYSGGSINTVRTAIKSGVPVIALQTYVSPSGQVIPHWRVVVGYNDASRQTYLMDPLLGYVAMGYDDFARVWADHRGQFALMYPPRLSATVRKVIG encoded by the coding sequence GTGCGTTCCCGTTTTCTGTTCCTTGCCCTGTTGCTTACTACCCCAGCACAGTTGCTGGCCAGCCCAGCGCAGGCCGCAACGTCTTCCCCCGGCTATGTGCTGTCCGGCATGCCGCTGATCCGCCAGAGCTACAACGCCTGTGGCCCCGCCAGCCTGACTCAGGTTTTGCGGTACTACGGCGTGAAGGTGGACATGGCGACGGTCAGCCACTACACCCGCCCGTCCGAAACGTCGTACATGACCGCGCAGGCGATTCTGGACTTCGCGCCGCGCGCAGGTATGGAAGCGCGGCTGTATTCGGGCGGCTCGATCAACACGGTGCGGACCGCGATCAAGAGCGGCGTTCCTGTGATCGCCCTGCAAACTTACGTCAGCCCCAGCGGACAGGTCATTCCCCACTGGCGCGTGGTGGTGGGCTACAACGACGCTTCCCGGCAGACCTACCTGATGGACCCGCTGCTGGGCTACGTGGCGATGGGCTACGACGATTTCGCCCGCGTGTGGGCAGACCACCGGGGCCAGTTCGCGCTGATGTACCCGCCCAGGCTCTCGGCAACGGTTCGCAAGGTGATCGGTTAG
- the rph gene encoding ribonuclease PH — translation MSSPSGSHKLPVREGRDLLQPRPLTVRRGVNPYAPGSAHLTLGRTEILATVTLEDKPAPHMRGKKEGWLTAEYAMLPRATHDRTPRERGLQNGRRHEIQRLLGRALRASMDLRPFKNQTIYVDCDVLVADGGTRVASILAAHAALHDFCDRLVKGGTLSEWPLLHSVGAISVGYVGAELRVDLDYAEDSTARADLNIVATDAGLIIEAQGGAEDGPLTVPEYIALLNAGTEAVQGVLRELGRQLT, via the coding sequence ATGTCGTCTCCTTCCGGTTCCCACAAATTGCCCGTCCGCGAGGGGCGTGACCTCCTCCAGCCCCGGCCCCTGACCGTGCGGCGCGGCGTCAACCCCTACGCGCCGGGCAGCGCGCACCTGACGCTGGGGCGCACCGAGATTCTGGCCACCGTGACGCTGGAGGACAAGCCCGCCCCGCACATGCGCGGCAAGAAGGAGGGCTGGCTGACCGCCGAGTACGCCATGCTGCCGCGCGCCACACATGACCGGACGCCGCGCGAGCGTGGCCTGCAAAACGGGCGGCGGCACGAGATCCAGCGTCTGCTGGGCCGTGCCCTGCGCGCCAGCATGGACCTGCGCCCCTTTAAAAACCAGACCATCTACGTGGACTGCGACGTGCTAGTGGCGGACGGCGGCACGCGCGTGGCGAGCATCCTGGCGGCGCACGCAGCGTTGCACGACTTCTGTGACCGACTGGTCAAAGGCGGCACCCTCAGCGAGTGGCCCCTGCTGCACAGCGTCGGCGCGATCAGCGTGGGCTACGTGGGGGCGGAACTGCGCGTGGATCTCGATTACGCCGAGGACAGCACCGCTCGGGCAGACCTCAACATCGTCGCCACCGACGCCGGACTGATCATCGAGGCCCAGGGCGGCGCGGAAGACGGCCCGCTGACCGTGCCCGAATATATAGCCCTGCTGAACGCCGGAACAGAGGCCGTCCAGGGCGTGCTGCGCGAACTGGGGCGGCAGTTGACTTAG
- the fba gene encoding class II fructose-1,6-bisphosphate aldolase → MLVTGNDILIPARAGKYGVGSFNTNNMEITEAIIHTAERLRSPVMVQMSEGAIKYGGQDLANIVIDLAKRATVPVALHLDHGSSYESALNAIRMGFTSVMIDASHSDFEGNVRETRRVVEAAHAMGISVEAEIGRLGGIEEHIVVDEKDAFLTDPDEAVRFIEQTGTDYLAIAIGTSHGAFKGKGRPYIDHARIEKIASMTGIPLVAHGSSGVPQEIVERFRAAGGEIGDAAGIADEDLQRATQFGIAKVNVDTDLRLASTVGIREVLQATPKEFDPRKIFGRARDVMSQVIEHKMGVLGSVGKA, encoded by the coding sequence ATGCTCGTAACCGGTAATGACATCCTGATTCCCGCCCGCGCTGGCAAGTACGGCGTCGGCTCGTTCAACACCAACAACATGGAGATCACCGAGGCGATCATCCACACCGCCGAGCGGCTGCGGAGTCCGGTGATGGTGCAGATGAGCGAGGGAGCCATCAAGTACGGCGGGCAGGATCTGGCGAACATCGTCATCGATCTGGCAAAGCGGGCCACCGTTCCCGTCGCCCTGCACCTGGACCACGGCAGCAGCTACGAGTCGGCGCTGAACGCCATCCGCATGGGCTTTACCAGCGTGATGATCGACGCCTCCCACTCCGACTTCGAGGGCAACGTCAGGGAAACCCGCCGGGTGGTGGAGGCCGCGCACGCGATGGGCATCAGCGTGGAGGCCGAGATTGGCCGTCTGGGCGGCATCGAGGAACATATCGTCGTGGACGAGAAGGACGCCTTCCTGACCGATCCCGATGAAGCCGTGCGGTTTATCGAGCAGACCGGAACCGATTATCTGGCGATTGCCATCGGCACCAGCCACGGAGCGTTCAAGGGCAAGGGCCGCCCTTACATCGACCACGCACGCATCGAGAAGATCGCCAGCATGACCGGGATTCCGCTGGTGGCGCACGGCTCCAGCGGCGTGCCCCAGGAAATCGTCGAGCGTTTCCGTGCGGCGGGCGGCGAGATCGGCGACGCGGCAGGGATTGCCGACGAGGATTTGCAGCGCGCCACGCAGTTCGGCATCGCCAAGGTCAACGTAGATACCGATTTGCGACTGGCCAGCACGGTAGGAATCCGCGAAGTGTTGCAGGCCACGCCCAAGGAATTCGATCCGCGCAAGATCTTTGGCCGCGCCAGAGACGTGATGTCGCAGGTCATCGAACACAAGATGGGCGTGCTGGGCAGCGTCGGCAAGGCCTAA
- a CDS encoding PLP-dependent aminotransferase family protein has protein sequence MTPARPAAEFKAPDFTALLSDRARRMNASAIREILKITQQPDVISFAGGLPAPELFPLEEVRRAADTALTKYGPAALQYSTTEGHPPLREWIGNRAGIPAANVQIMTGSQQGLDLLGKILISEGDTVLVEAPTYLGALQSFQPYGPRYVQMPTDDGGIDVDALEAILKTTPAKLLYAVPNFQNPTGRTLSAERRRRLVELTGQYGVLVIEDDPYGQLRFTGEAAPSLYELGLEYAGDVDSNHVIYCSSFSKTLVPGLRDAWVQAAAPLISKLIQAKQGADLHTPTLNQMIVTELLDEVLPRQIEMVRKAYGERAALMLGHIENEFPGSVEYTRPEGGMFLWITLPGQIDSTKMLVRALTRNVAYVPGSPFFALGGGENTLRLSYSNATPEQIERGIKALGETIREALD, from the coding sequence ATGACCCCCGCCCGCCCCGCTGCTGAATTCAAGGCACCCGACTTCACGGCCCTGCTGTCTGACCGCGCCCGGCGCATGAACGCCAGCGCTATCCGCGAGATTCTGAAGATCACGCAGCAGCCGGACGTGATTTCTTTTGCCGGGGGGTTGCCAGCGCCAGAGCTGTTCCCGCTGGAAGAAGTCCGGCGCGCCGCCGACACGGCCCTGACGAAATATGGCCCCGCCGCCCTGCAATACAGCACCACCGAGGGGCATCCGCCGCTCAGGGAATGGATAGGCAACAGGGCCGGGATTCCCGCCGCCAATGTGCAGATCATGACGGGCAGCCAGCAGGGGCTGGACTTGCTGGGCAAGATCCTGATCTCGGAGGGCGACACCGTGCTGGTGGAGGCCCCCACCTATCTGGGCGCGCTGCAATCCTTCCAGCCCTACGGCCCCCGCTATGTGCAGATGCCCACGGATGATGGCGGCATCGACGTGGACGCGCTGGAAGCCATTCTCAAGACGACTCCGGCCAAGCTGCTATATGCCGTGCCCAATTTCCAGAACCCCACCGGGCGCACGCTGAGCGCCGAGCGCCGCCGCCGTCTGGTGGAATTGACCGGGCAGTACGGCGTGCTGGTCATCGAGGACGATCCCTACGGCCAGTTGCGCTTCACGGGCGAGGCCGCGCCCAGCCTGTACGAACTGGGGCTGGAGTACGCCGGGGACGTGGATTCAAACCATGTCATCTACTGCTCCAGCTTTTCCAAGACCCTGGTGCCGGGCCTGCGCGACGCCTGGGTGCAGGCCGCCGCGCCCCTGATTTCCAAGCTGATTCAGGCGAAGCAGGGGGCAGATTTGCACACGCCCACCCTGAACCAGATGATCGTGACCGAGCTGCTGGACGAGGTGCTGCCCCGCCAGATCGAGATGGTTAGGAAGGCATACGGCGAACGCGCTGCCCTGATGCTGGGGCACATCGAGAATGAGTTCCCCGGCAGCGTGGAGTACACCCGGCCCGAGGGCGGCATGTTCCTGTGGATCACGCTGCCGGGACAGATCGACAGCACGAAGATGCTCGTGCGCGCCCTGACCCGCAACGTGGCCTACGTGCCTGGCAGCCCGTTTTTTGCCCTGGGCGGCGGCGAGAACACCCTGCGCCTGAGCTACAGCAACGCCACGCCGGAGCAGATCGAACGCGGTATCAAGGCGCTGGGCGAGACGATCCGCGAGGCGCTGGACTGA
- a CDS encoding VUT family protein, with protein sequence MNHFSAHSAERGRPAPSGNTPLPLLLIALYALSILAANITLNKFIPLPVYGLLSVGTIFFAAVFTLRDRIHRAGGLSAVFIAIAAALIINTLAALLTGTEWRFIGASFLAILAGELADTAVYQRLLHRSWWTRVLASNAVSVPLDSVLFNLLAFLGIMSGGEIAQIIFADILAKYLIAALFAVRVFHTNRAAV encoded by the coding sequence ATGAACCATTTTTCTGCCCACTCCGCTGAACGGGGACGACCTGCCCCGTCTGGCAACACACCGTTGCCGCTGCTGCTGATCGCGCTGTACGCGCTGAGCATTCTGGCCGCCAACATCACCCTCAATAAATTCATTCCGCTGCCGGTGTACGGACTGCTCAGCGTCGGCACCATCTTCTTCGCCGCCGTGTTCACGTTGCGGGACCGGATTCACCGCGCGGGCGGGCTGAGTGCCGTGTTTATCGCCATCGCCGCCGCGCTGATCATCAATACGCTGGCGGCCCTGCTGACCGGCACCGAATGGCGTTTTATCGGGGCCTCTTTTCTGGCGATCCTGGCGGGCGAACTGGCCGACACCGCCGTGTATCAGCGCCTGTTGCACCGCAGTTGGTGGACGCGGGTGCTGGCCAGCAACGCCGTGAGCGTGCCGCTGGATTCGGTGCTATTCAATCTGCTGGCCTTTCTGGGCATCATGTCCGGGGGCGAGATCGCGCAGATCATCTTCGCGGACATCCTGGCCAAGTACCTGATTGCCGCGCTGTTCGCGGTGCGGGTCTTTCACACCAATCGGGCAGCAGTCTGA
- a CDS encoding TRAP transporter permease: protein MTEGERRALEMVEAAETGGRKLFGWQKTMVTVIAVAWCVYQMYAAQVGNIDTLTLRAIHLAFAFSLAYMVFPFRKSPGKPQTKVPWYDWILGILATGTAIYLIVKYPAIATVQGGSLLPIDVWVGSGMVILLLLAAWRTIGIAMPIVASVFMLYALTGPRGLIRGDLGPQLQLHAGQSWPQVVGQLFANTEGIFGTAIGVSAQIVFLFVLFGAIFDKLGAGDWFMNVAQGALGGFRGGPAKASVLSSALNGIISGSAVSNVVTGGNITIGTMKRVGYSAEKAGAIEVASSSNGQLMPPVMGAAAFIMAQNLNIEYRTLILAAAIPAFLCYGALLVVVHLEALKLGLKGLPKNELPRVRQTLVKGWYYLIPLGYLIGTLTINPEATPERVALNTIFMMIAMMFIQEVYFGRKRGLSVQQGLLDGGKKLIDAFEGGARSMIGIAIATAAAGIIVGIVTITGLGFGLADIVQLVSDGVRNILLNVAGLIPGVDAGAVAGFGAILIVLMMAQLIALILGMGLPTTANYILMSALIVPIIAKIAGLDNTNPVQMLPVHMFVFYFGIMADSTPPVALAAFAAAAISGGNPVATGVQAFKYELRTALLAYMLFFNPQLLLIANNKLSGLGFGDAIFMILFAFTGLVAFSAATMRFLHRKTNPLQALMLLVASFMLIIPTHLLINLLALGLIAAVYFWQKAASRSEPPSSVPLAA from the coding sequence ATGACCGAGGGCGAACGCCGCGCCTTGGAGATGGTGGAAGCCGCCGAGACGGGCGGACGCAAGCTGTTCGGTTGGCAGAAGACAATGGTCACGGTCATCGCCGTGGCGTGGTGCGTCTATCAGATGTATGCCGCGCAGGTGGGCAACATCGACACCCTGACCCTGCGCGCCATTCACCTGGCGTTTGCCTTCAGTCTGGCCTACATGGTCTTTCCCTTTCGCAAGTCGCCAGGGAAGCCGCAGACGAAGGTGCCGTGGTACGACTGGATTCTGGGGATTCTGGCCACCGGAACGGCCATTTACCTGATCGTCAAGTATCCGGCGATTGCCACCGTGCAGGGCGGCTCGCTGCTGCCTATAGACGTGTGGGTGGGCAGCGGCATGGTCATTTTGTTGCTGCTGGCGGCGTGGCGCACCATCGGGATTGCCATGCCCATCGTGGCGTCGGTGTTCATGCTGTACGCACTGACCGGGCCGCGCGGGCTGATCCGGGGCGATCTGGGGCCGCAGCTTCAGCTTCACGCCGGGCAGAGCTGGCCGCAGGTGGTGGGCCAACTGTTCGCCAACACCGAAGGCATCTTCGGCACGGCCATTGGCGTTTCGGCGCAGATCGTCTTTCTGTTCGTGCTGTTCGGGGCTATTTTCGACAAGCTGGGCGCAGGGGACTGGTTCATGAACGTGGCGCAGGGCGCGCTGGGCGGTTTCCGGGGCGGCCCGGCCAAGGCCAGCGTTCTCAGCAGCGCGCTGAACGGCATCATCAGCGGCTCGGCGGTCAGCAACGTGGTCACGGGCGGCAACATCACGATTGGCACCATGAAACGGGTGGGCTACAGCGCCGAGAAAGCCGGGGCCATCGAGGTGGCCAGTTCCAGCAACGGCCAATTGATGCCCCCGGTGATGGGCGCAGCGGCCTTTATCATGGCGCAGAACCTGAACATCGAGTACCGCACGCTGATCCTGGCGGCGGCCATTCCGGCGTTCCTGTGCTACGGCGCGCTGCTGGTGGTGGTGCATCTGGAGGCGCTGAAGCTGGGGCTGAAGGGCCTGCCCAAGAACGAGTTGCCGCGCGTGCGCCAGACGCTGGTCAAGGGCTGGTATTACCTGATTCCGCTGGGCTACCTGATCGGCACACTGACCATCAACCCGGAGGCCACCCCTGAACGCGTCGCGCTGAACACCATTTTCATGATGATCGCCATGATGTTCATTCAGGAAGTCTACTTTGGCCGCAAGCGGGGCCTGAGCGTGCAGCAGGGTTTACTGGACGGCGGTAAAAAACTGATCGACGCCTTCGAGGGCGGGGCCAGAAGCATGATCGGCATTGCCATCGCCACCGCCGCCGCCGGAATCATCGTGGGCATCGTGACCATCACCGGGCTGGGCTTCGGGCTGGCCGACATCGTGCAACTGGTCAGCGACGGCGTTCGCAACATCCTGCTGAACGTGGCGGGGCTGATTCCAGGCGTGGACGCCGGGGCCGTAGCCGGCTTCGGGGCCATATTGATCGTGCTGATGATGGCGCAACTGATCGCGCTGATCCTGGGCATGGGCCTGCCCACCACCGCCAATTACATTCTGATGAGCGCCCTGATCGTGCCGATTATCGCCAAGATCGCCGGGCTGGACAACACCAACCCGGTGCAGATGCTGCCGGTGCATATGTTCGTCTTCTACTTTGGCATCATGGCCGACAGCACGCCGCCGGTGGCGCTGGCGGCCTTCGCGGCGGCGGCCATCAGCGGGGGCAATCCAGTGGCAACGGGCGTGCAGGCGTTCAAGTATGAGCTGCGAACCGCGCTGCTGGCCTACATGCTGTTCTTCAACCCGCAACTGCTGCTGATCGCCAACAACAAACTCAGCGGCCTGGGCTTCGGCGACGCGATTTTCATGATCCTGTTCGCCTTTACCGGGCTGGTGGCCTTCAGCGCCGCCACCATGCGCTTCCTGCACCGCAAGACCAACCCCTTGCAGGCGCTGATGCTGCTGGTGGCCTCGTTCATGCTGATCATTCCCACCCATCTCCTGATCAACCTGCTGGCGCTGGGATTGATCGCCGCCGTGTACTTCTGGCAGAAGGCGGCCAGCCGCAGTGAGCCGCCGAGTTCAGTTCCGCTGGCGGCCTAG
- a CDS encoding AI-2E family transporter translates to MTQPPSSAPRGPSGDWKTARDVRDLIRRLWVMPPVRMIVYAVLIVVAVRALLWGSQLLASVILTVLTAYGLAFLVNPILEWLERRRIGRMVGVLLLILLTLGLTTLLLVTLSQQVAGLVAGIPTIAVNLKIALFNLLDRLDTIPGVQGLKNSVSSYIDEQTTNITQNSGPVLERLLNSGPNVLNTLSNLVGWLGQLGFIVTLAAYFMLDYERVGHSLLRVFPRTSQPTVLRLSEDVSQSFGGFLRGQLLLMLTGAVLSTLGLLALHVPNALALGALSGLLSLVPYIGIVLAAVVAMLQAIPQGGLTIGLVAALFFIINQLQGNVLGPLIMGRVVSLSPAAILISLLVGLALAGPVGAIIAIPTATLLKRWLERYWMTSAAYRGVAGAVPEDLEVRVEK, encoded by the coding sequence ATGACCCAGCCGCCCTCCTCTGCCCCGCGCGGCCCTTCAGGCGACTGGAAAACCGCCAGGGACGTGCGTGACCTGATCCGGCGGCTGTGGGTCATGCCCCCCGTGCGGATGATCGTGTACGCCGTGTTGATCGTGGTGGCCGTGCGGGCGCTGCTGTGGGGCAGCCAGCTTCTGGCCAGCGTGATCCTGACCGTGCTGACCGCCTACGGGCTGGCCTTTCTAGTCAACCCGATTCTGGAGTGGCTGGAACGCCGCCGCATCGGGCGGATGGTGGGCGTGCTGCTGCTGATTCTGCTGACGCTGGGGCTGACCACGCTGCTGCTGGTGACCCTCAGCCAGCAGGTGGCGGGGCTGGTCGCCGGGATTCCGACGATTGCGGTCAACCTCAAGATCGCGCTGTTCAACCTGCTGGACCGGCTGGACACCATTCCCGGCGTGCAGGGCCTCAAGAACAGCGTCAGCAGCTATATCGACGAACAGACCACCAACATCACCCAGAACAGCGGCCCAGTGCTGGAGCGGCTCCTCAACTCCGGCCCCAATGTGCTGAACACGCTGTCCAATCTGGTGGGCTGGCTGGGGCAACTGGGCTTTATCGTGACGCTGGCAGCGTATTTCATGCTGGATTACGAGCGGGTGGGCCACAGCCTGCTGCGTGTGTTTCCACGCACCTCCCAGCCCACGGTGCTGCGGCTCTCGGAGGACGTCAGCCAGAGTTTCGGCGGCTTCCTGCGCGGCCAGTTGCTGCTGATGCTGACGGGCGCAGTTCTCTCCACGCTGGGTCTGCTGGCCCTGCACGTACCGAATGCGCTGGCGCTGGGTGCGCTGAGCGGCCTGCTGAGTCTGGTGCCGTACATCGGGATCGTGCTGGCCGCCGTGGTCGCCATGTTACAGGCCATTCCGCAGGGCGGGCTGACCATCGGACTGGTGGCGGCACTGTTCTTTATCATCAACCAATTGCAGGGCAACGTGCTGGGGCCGCTGATCATGGGCCGGGTGGTCAGCCTCAGCCCCGCCGCCATCCTAATCTCGCTGCTGGTGGGGCTGGCCCTCGCGGGGCCAGTGGGCGCGATTATCGCCATTCCCACCGCCACACTGCTCAAGCGCTGGCTGGAACGCTACTGGATGACCAGCGCGGCTTACCGGGGTGTGGCGGGCGCAGTGCCGGAGGATCTGGAAGTCAGGGTCGAGAAGTAG
- the murI gene encoding glutamate racemase: MNRAPIGVFDSGVGGLSVLAELRHLLPHEDFIYLADTAHIPYGARPGEEIRELTDRAVSELHARGVKAVVVACNTASAFSLEHLRARFEMPIIGLVPALKPAVAATKTGVVGVLATPGTLRGTLLQDVIHTFADPAGVRVLTAVSAELVPLVEAGQANTERTREVLHETLAPLAEAGADQLVLGCTHYPFLADSIRAEFGGTFTLLDSGAAVARHTRNVLATAGLLNNHQQQGKASYFVTGDVEAARPVFAALSTGQTEPLHLAATGG, from the coding sequence ATGAATCGCGCCCCCATCGGAGTCTTCGACAGCGGCGTGGGCGGCCTGAGCGTGCTGGCCGAACTGCGCCACCTGCTCCCACACGAGGATTTCATCTATCTGGCCGACACCGCGCACATCCCTTACGGCGCGCGGCCCGGCGAGGAAATCCGCGAATTGACGGACCGGGCTGTTTCGGAATTGCACGCACGCGGCGTCAAGGCCGTGGTGGTGGCGTGCAATACAGCGTCCGCGTTCAGCCTGGAACATTTACGTGCCCGCTTCGAGATGCCGATCATCGGGCTGGTGCCTGCGCTCAAGCCCGCCGTGGCCGCCACGAAAACGGGCGTGGTGGGCGTTCTCGCCACCCCTGGCACGCTGCGCGGTACGTTACTCCAGGACGTGATCCACACTTTCGCCGATCCGGCAGGCGTGCGTGTGCTGACCGCCGTGAGCGCGGAACTGGTGCCACTGGTGGAGGCAGGGCAGGCAAACACCGAACGCACCCGCGAAGTCCTGCACGAAACGCTTGCGCCGCTGGCCGAGGCCGGAGCGGATCAACTGGTGCTGGGCTGCACGCACTATCCATTCCTGGCAGACAGCATCCGGGCGGAGTTTGGCGGCACCTTCACCCTACTGGACAGCGGTGCGGCAGTGGCGCGGCACACCCGCAACGTGCTGGCGACTGCGGGGCTGCTGAATAACCATCAACAGCAGGGCAAAGCGTCCTATTTCGTGACCGGAGATGTGGAGGCCGCCCGCCCCGTCTTCGCGGCCCTCAGCACAGGCCAGACCGAACCTCTGCATCTGGCGGCAACCGGGGGATAA